A genome region from Nitrospirota bacterium includes the following:
- the cas7b gene encoding type I-B CRISPR-associated protein Cas7/Csh2, whose product MSELVKNRSEILFLYDIKDANPNGDPVDENKPRIDEETGINIVTDVRLKRTIRDYLYEYQKKDIFVLGIKDGNGKLKTKEDRLNDFSNNPDEVLEKCIDIRLFGATTAVEGKTMVLTGPIQFKYGRSLHKVDITYVKGTTIMPSKADKNQGTFTERYILPYSLIAFYGIVNENAARQQRLQLTEDDLSLMLEGIWNGTKNLISGSKFGQMPRLLIQVIYKEGNFYIGELDKRISLKLKNNDAIDNPESIRDISELKIDITELVKAIEIHKDKIEKVKLRADERVIFVKDAQDIAIRDAFNGITVEDIPF is encoded by the coding sequence ATGTCAGAATTAGTTAAGAATCGTTCTGAGATTTTGTTTCTGTATGACATTAAGGACGCCAACCCTAACGGAGACCCTGTGGATGAAAACAAACCCAGAATAGATGAGGAGACAGGAATAAATATTGTTACAGATGTACGGCTGAAAAGAACTATTCGGGATTATCTTTATGAGTATCAGAAAAAAGATATTTTTGTCCTTGGAATAAAGGATGGGAACGGCAAATTAAAAACAAAGGAGGACAGGCTTAACGATTTTAGCAATAACCCTGATGAAGTTCTGGAAAAGTGTATTGATATTAGATTATTTGGAGCCACAACAGCCGTAGAAGGCAAAACAATGGTGTTGACCGGACCTATTCAATTTAAGTATGGAAGGTCCTTACATAAGGTAGATATAACTTACGTAAAAGGGACAACTATAATGCCCTCAAAAGCTGACAAAAATCAGGGTACTTTTACTGAGAGGTATATTCTGCCGTATTCACTGATTGCTTTTTACGGTATTGTCAATGAAAATGCTGCCCGCCAGCAACGTCTTCAATTAACAGAAGATGATCTTTCCCTAATGCTTGAAGGTATATGGAATGGCACAAAAAACCTAATCTCAGGCTCTAAATTCGGGCAGATGCCGAGACTTCTTATTCAGGTTATTTATAAAGAAGGAAATTTCTACATAGGAGAATTAGATAAGCGTATTTCTTTGAAGTTAAAAAATAATGATGCAATTGATAACCCTGAATCTATCCGAGATATTTCAGAGCTTAAAATTGACATCACAGAACTTGTAAAGGCAATAGAGATACATAAGGACAAGATTGAAAAAGTAAAACTCAGAGCAGATGAAAGAGTTATTTTTGTAAAAGATGCTCAGGATATTGCTATCAGAGACGCCTTTAACGGTATAACAGTTGAAGACATTCCTTTCTAA
- a CDS encoding ORF6N domain-containing protein, with the protein MPDTEVIPQQLIENKILFIRGKKVMLDRDLAILYNVETRTLNQAVRRNGKRFPEDFMFQLTKEEMDNWISQIVISNKEKMGLRKRPYAFTENGVAMLSSVLKSERAITVNIQIMRTFTKIREMLATHKELRQKIEEMEQKYDYQFKIVFDAIKQLIEPSLKPKTRIGFLHGKKD; encoded by the coding sequence ATGCCGGATACTGAGGTTATCCCACAGCAACTGATAGAGAATAAAATACTTTTCATCAGAGGCAAGAAGGTTATGCTGGATAGAGATCTGGCAATACTCTATAACGTGGAAACAAGAACATTGAATCAAGCTGTTAGAAGAAATGGTAAGCGTTTTCCTGAAGACTTTATGTTTCAGTTAACAAAAGAAGAGATGGATAATTGGATATCACAAATTGTGATATCCAACAAAGAAAAAATGGGTTTAAGAAAAAGACCCTATGCCTTCACTGAAAACGGCGTTGCTATGCTATCAAGCGTATTAAAGAGTGAACGGGCGATAACGGTCAACATACAGATAATGAGAACATTTACAAAAATCAGGGAAATGCTGGCAACCCACAAAGAGTTAAGGCAGAAGATTGAGGAAATGGAACAGAAGTATGATTATCAGTTTAAGATCGTATTTGATGCGATAAAGCAACTAATAGAGCCTTCACTGAAACCTAAGACACGAATTGGTTTTCTACATGGGAAAAAGGATTGA
- the cas5b gene encoding type I-B CRISPR-associated protein Cas5, whose product MRVLVFDIWGDLGHFRKFYTTTSPLTFSFPPPPTIAGILGAMIGTDKNTNEYLSVFGSNKCRIALQILRPVKKVRMGLNLLETKGANLKIPMSDKNLAPRTQIRTEFLKDPRYRIHVCHKDNDILDNLYRNIVEHKSVYTVSLGLSELLSDFKYIGLYDCEENSSGEVAELTTPITMDNLIPNSLEIETGKKYFKEKIPLFMNQNRVVERYDDVIFEPDGKTIKASVNTYCKLENGENIAFF is encoded by the coding sequence ATGAGAGTTCTGGTTTTTGATATATGGGGAGATTTGGGTCATTTCCGAAAGTTCTATACCACTACCTCACCACTCACTTTTTCATTCCCACCCCCGCCGACAATTGCCGGAATATTAGGGGCTATGATTGGAACTGATAAGAATACAAATGAATATTTAAGTGTGTTTGGAAGTAATAAGTGCCGGATTGCTTTACAGATATTAAGACCTGTGAAAAAAGTAAGGATGGGACTGAATCTATTAGAAACGAAAGGGGCAAATTTAAAAATTCCGATGAGTGATAAAAATCTTGCACCACGTACACAGATCAGAACAGAATTTCTTAAAGACCCCCGTTACAGAATTCATGTATGCCACAAAGATAATGATATTCTTGATAATCTCTATAGGAATATCGTTGAGCACAAGTCAGTTTATACAGTCTCTCTTGGGTTAAGCGAGCTTCTATCTGATTTCAAATATATTGGACTTTATGATTGCGAAGAGAACAGCAGCGGAGAGGTAGCAGAATTAACTACCCCTATAACTATGGACAACCTGATTCCAAATAGCCTTGAGATAGAAACAGGCAAAAAATATTTCAAAGAGAAGATTCCTCTTTTTATGAATCAGAATAGAGTTGTTGAAAGATACGATGATGTCATCTTTGAGCCTGATGGGAAGACTATAAAGGCATCTGTAAATACATATTGCAAACTTGAAAACGGAGAAAACATTGCCTTCTTCTAA
- the cas3 gene encoding CRISPR-associated helicase Cas3', producing MPSSNLYSHPERLLEDHLIGVAKLSELFLAEKPLTIQEQLSRVCKIIALSHDIGKATGYFQEYLVAEENEKARLKTNLTKHSLFSAVSAYYLTTQITDDKLHPFFAFITVRRHHGNLIDISDEVTWYADDDIKTLQNQLKNIDDNKFSILSEILHDAGLPILLNKNIIENWINNLTKELKSIKKYIRGLSNGTVDFITLNLLYSLLLDADKSDVVIRDISLFERREFISGSLVDNYKAQSTFDESPVNYLREKAYLEVAHSRINTDEKVYSINLPTGLGKTLTSLSFALKLREKAGLTHRIIYALPFLSIIDQNSLVFESVIKANGIESYSNILLKHHHLSEIFYKKGDNEFEPDEAKILIEGWNSEIIITTFVQLFHSLISNRNKSIRKFHRLANSIIILDEIQSIPIKYWLLLKNILTQLSEMLNTYIILVTATEPLIFGKGEIKGLADKDFYFNALDRVSMKPMLERDITIKELSEHFNLIDGRSYLFIFNTITAARDFHNMVKDIGISSTYLSTHITPNERLERIEKIKKGDYKVAVSTQIVEAGVDIDFDVVVRDIAPLDSINQAAGRCNRNGRQKGEVYVVSLKDDRGHPYYLYVYDSVLIDITRKVLSSRIEIKERELLQLNSEYYRETERKKSQDDSKRLLESITKLRYDSEDDKTSISDFKLIEEDYPKRDVFIELDEDAKEVWQQYLDLKAVTELFERKKQFDSIKADFYRFVISIPAHIENMPPLWGELGYVKQSVLEDYYDQVTGFKTKDNRSVAIW from the coding sequence TTGCCTTCTTCTAATCTTTATTCCCATCCAGAAAGGTTATTGGAAGACCATCTCATTGGAGTTGCTAAACTCTCGGAGCTATTTCTTGCTGAAAAACCACTGACCATACAAGAGCAATTATCCAGGGTGTGCAAGATAATTGCCCTCTCACACGATATTGGTAAGGCTACAGGCTATTTCCAGGAATATTTGGTTGCTGAAGAAAATGAGAAGGCAAGACTCAAAACCAACCTGACAAAACACAGCCTTTTCTCAGCAGTGAGCGCCTATTATCTCACAACACAAATCACAGATGATAAACTTCACCCCTTTTTTGCCTTTATTACTGTAAGAAGACATCATGGAAATCTTATAGATATATCAGATGAGGTAACATGGTATGCCGATGATGATATAAAAACTTTGCAGAATCAGCTTAAAAATATAGACGATAATAAATTTTCTATACTTTCTGAAATACTGCACGATGCAGGCCTTCCAATACTTTTGAATAAAAATATTATCGAAAACTGGATTAATAATCTTACTAAAGAATTAAAATCAATAAAAAAGTACATACGAGGACTAAGCAATGGCACAGTTGATTTTATAACTTTGAACTTGCTTTACTCACTCTTACTCGATGCAGACAAAAGCGATGTTGTCATAAGAGATATTTCATTATTTGAGCGAAGAGAATTTATATCCGGCAGTCTTGTAGATAACTACAAGGCACAGAGTACCTTTGATGAATCCCCGGTTAATTATTTAAGAGAAAAGGCTTATCTGGAGGTAGCACATAGCCGCATAAATACTGATGAGAAGGTTTATTCCATTAACCTTCCGACAGGGCTTGGCAAGACTCTGACATCATTGTCTTTTGCCTTGAAGCTACGGGAAAAGGCAGGCCTGACTCACCGTATTATATATGCCCTCCCGTTTTTAAGCATCATTGACCAGAACAGCCTTGTTTTCGAGTCTGTGATAAAGGCAAACGGCATTGAATCTTACAGCAATATCCTATTAAAACACCATCATCTTTCAGAGATTTTCTACAAAAAAGGTGACAATGAATTTGAACCTGATGAGGCCAAAATACTCATTGAGGGGTGGAACTCAGAAATAATCATCACCACCTTTGTTCAGTTGTTCCATTCATTGATTTCAAACCGGAACAAAAGCATCAGGAAATTTCACAGACTTGCCAATTCCATAATTATCCTTGATGAGATTCAATCCATTCCTATCAAATACTGGCTGCTTTTAAAAAATATTCTTACACAACTTTCTGAAATGCTTAATACGTACATAATTCTTGTAACAGCTACAGAACCGTTGATATTTGGGAAAGGGGAGATTAAAGGGCTTGCGGACAAAGATTTCTATTTTAATGCGCTGGATAGGGTTTCAATGAAGCCTATGCTGGAAAGGGACATCACTATAAAAGAATTGTCAGAACATTTTAATTTGATTGATGGAAGGAGCTATCTATTTATATTCAATACGATCACTGCGGCCAGAGACTTCCATAACATGGTTAAGGATATCGGGATATCAAGCACTTATCTATCAACACATATAACGCCTAATGAGCGTCTTGAAAGAATAGAAAAGATTAAAAAGGGAGACTATAAAGTGGCTGTCTCAACGCAGATTGTGGAGGCCGGGGTTGACATAGACTTTGATGTTGTTGTTCGGGATATAGCTCCTCTGGACTCCATAAATCAGGCAGCAGGCAGATGCAATAGAAACGGGAGGCAAAAAGGAGAAGTTTATGTTGTATCGCTAAAGGATGACCGAGGACATCCCTATTATTTATATGTTTATGACTCTGTCCTGATAGATATAACACGAAAAGTATTAAGCAGCCGGATAGAAATAAAAGAGCGGGAGCTTCTACAGTTAAACAGCGAATATTACAGAGAAACAGAAAGGAAAAAATCACAAGACGATTCTAAGCGGCTTTTAGAATCAATAACAAAGCTCAGATACGACAGTGAGGACGACAAAACATCAATATCAGATTTTAAACTTATTGAAGAAGACTATCCCAAAAGGGATGTCTTTATAGAACTGGATGAGGATGCAAAGGAAGTCTGGCAGCAGTACCTTGACTTAAAAGCTGTAACTGAGTTGTTTGAAAGGAAAAAACAGTTTGATTCTATTAAAGCTGACTTTTACCGGTTCGTTATATCCATTCCTGCACATATTGAAAATATGCCGCCATTATGGGGGGAACTCGGTTATGTAAAACAGTCTGTTTTAGAAGACTATTATGATCAAGTGACTGGTTTTAAAACAAAAGACAATAGGTCTGTGGCTATATGGTAG